From a single Micromonospora carbonacea genomic region:
- a CDS encoding antibiotic biosynthesis monooxygenase family protein, whose translation MVLEVALIDVTPGHEDDFAAAYARGHEILAGTPGCRSVRMTRGVESPTRFVLLVEWDSVAAHEENFRETERFDQWRALIGPHFAGPPLVEHFVDVPA comes from the coding sequence ATGGTGCTTGAGGTTGCGCTCATCGACGTGACGCCCGGACACGAGGACGACTTCGCCGCCGCGTACGCGCGGGGCCACGAGATCCTGGCCGGCACGCCCGGCTGCCGCTCCGTCCGGATGACCCGCGGCGTGGAGTCGCCGACGCGGTTCGTCCTGCTGGTCGAGTGGGACTCCGTGGCCGCCCACGAGGAGAACTTCCGCGAGACCGAGCGGTTCGACCAGTGGCGGGCGCTGATCGGCCCCCACTTCGCCGGCCCGCCGCTGGTCGAGCACTTCGTCGACGTCCCCGCCTGA